The Glycine soja cultivar W05 chromosome 19, ASM419377v2, whole genome shotgun sequence genomic sequence CAATTGAGATCAAGACAATCAATTCTCTTGACTCTTGGGATGGAGGTGTGCTTGTGATGGCCTcaggttttgtgaagataaaGGATATCGGTGGGAAGCGGAAGTTTGTTCAAACTTTCTTTCTTGCTCCTCAGGAGAAGGGTTACTTTGTAATGAATGATATGTTTCATTTCATTGATGATGGAGTAATGTACCCAAATCTGGTACCAGTGGCATCCGAAACGATTGACACACAACCACATCTTTCTGCTTCTCTTGCTGAGCCACCAGGTAAATTAATTGCTGAATTATGTTTTCATGACATTTGTTTTTGACTAGTTTAACTGGAAGTATTTTTGCTGCAGTCTGTTATCCTAACATCTGGTTTGGAGATTCATGATCTGTGTGCATCCAATGgctcttatttaataaaatattttttaagtagtaGGGCATAGCTGGATAGTATATAGGTTTCCTGGTGACAATGTTTACGAACAAATTTTATGGTTTATGCATACCTTTCTTATTAACCATAAGATGATTGCTTGTGTGACAGATTTTCTCAGTCCCTGTTCACTccgatttaaaattaaatttcatgtaTATAAAGCATCAGTTAAATATTGTGCATGTCTTGCATCATTTTTCAttgccaaaaatatttttttctgagTCCAGAGTTTCTGATTTAGCAGTTTCAGACTACGGCTTAGAGGAAGAAGCCAGGGAATATGCCAACTCAGTTCATATAGATGATGATCCAGTGGACAAGTATAGTCTTCCTGAGCACCAGCAGCAGCTACAAGAAGAACTTGAAACCGAAATTGTGGTGGAGGAAACTTCCGTACAGGAGGCATCTCCACCAATTCATACCGTTGCACACACTATCCAAGAACCCCCTGTTGCTCTTGTGGAAGAGTCCTTTGAGGAGCCTCCTAAGAAAACATATGCATCTATTGTATGTAATACTTtctttacatgtttttttttttttgctgactaCTTGATTTTTGTGTGTAACTATGCACTATCCATAAAAAAGGTACCACACCCCCGGAGTAACCAATATTCACTTTCTAATCAAAACAATCTTTTAggtagttttttatatttgcatAGTCCTAATTCTCGAAATCATCTGCAATAAAAAATGTGTCTTGCAACACTCATTGAGAACTTCTAGGGATGTAGACTTTTGGCTGGGCTACTAGTGTTCATTTATCTGCTTCTGTGGGTTTGGCCGTAGGCAGAAATTGTATGTCTCTTAGATGCTGGAAGAAAATCTAACCATGAAGGGAGGCAAAGATTAAGGTCGTCAAGAaatacatttttcttatttggtGGAAGTTATTGCTTTGAAAGttcctctttctctctttaatgtAGTATTAGGCATCAAATATTGGAAAAGTGTTAATTCATTGTCCTTTGCTGTATGTTGGATTTAAACCTAAATAAGGaggtttatatttttaactttcgTGTTGTCTTAATTTAATCATGTTACAATGAACTTGCAGTTACGAGTTTCCAAAGGGCTGCCAGTGTTGTCAGCTGCTCCAAAGCATGCTCCACATTCTTTCAAAAGTGCTCCACCTCCTCCAGAGTTGAACCATGTAGCACAGCCTGCTGTTCAGCAGTCAAGCTCTGCATCTATGTATGCTCCCGAGTCAGGGACCGAGGCAGCAGAAGAAGGCTATGCACTAGAAGAAGGTTTAGTTTATGTTCCTGATATTACAATCCTTTTCTTGGCATATTTGGCGTCTTCATATGTTTGAATACTCGTGTCATTTATGCTAATGATGTGTGGGAGTTTTTTGTTCTTTCATTCTCAGTGAGGTCTTCCTGCACTTTTTACCCATGATGAGTGaaaattgtctattttttttttttatacaattctACTCGTGGAAGGATTTCTCAGGCCAAATTTCTTTTGGCAGAGACTTCAGAGGTGGTTAGGAGGGGGATAAACCTTTTGATCCAGAGTAttagaaatgaaaatattagCATTCTTTTTATGGTAAAATAGTTGCTTTGTTCTAGCGTTTTGGAAACTGCATTTCATTAACATTGTTGCATGACTCAcatcatttaatatttgaacTTTATATTGTATcagaatttttataattaaaatatctagtTGATTTCTGATCTTAATTGTTCCAGATGAAGTAACATCTGTCTATGTTAGAAACTTGCCTGCTAATGTTACTGAAGTGGAGATTGACCAAGAATTTAAGAATTTTGGCAGAATTAAGCCAGATGGAATATTCATTAGGGTCCGAAAGGTAGCTCCTCTCTTTGGATTACACTGAATGCTCATATATCCATCtatggaaaaaaagaaaaaaaaaaactaaagtagaAATTGACGTGTGCAGGAAATTGGAGTCTGCTATGCATTTGTTGAATTTGAAGACATTATTGGTGTTCAAAATGCACTTCAGGTTTGTagttattctatttattttgttttgtttttttgtgttaaacctaatatttattcaattatctAACTATTGAGTACCTTAATTAATAGAGAAACACATTAAACATGTCTGGAtctttttgttgttgatttGCTTTACTGTGCTATCTGTTACAGAAaatctataacatcaatttctCTGTTGCTTAAAGCAAGAACTTCTCTttgttcctttgttttttttgttgttgtgattATCAGATGTTTAATAGGGCTATGGAGTTAAATTgactaattttgttttgtatttttaggtTTCCTGATTCAATTCAAtggtttatttattatgtttaagaAAAACCATGGTTGTAGTTTCATCAGTTGAATTTGTAGTGCAAGTGAAGCCAATTATTATCatcttaatgaattttaagttttttgcCTAAACAAAATATAGGTGATTTGCACTCTCTTTCCATAAGATGTTTAAATTACACCACTCTCTAATTTTAGAATTACACTCCTCTCCCTTGAAAGATGTAATATGCTACACTCAAATTCATTTTAGTGTAAATGAACCTCTTAGTGGCGGTCAACAACGATAAACAAGCCTTTCTgggacatttttcttttctctttaactTTCATTGTTACTTGCAATTTAGAACTTTAGAAGATGAAATGAAGTTTTAAACACCACACCTGATATTGCTTGGATTTGATTTCATCTTCTAGTGTTCCAGAGTAGGAGTTTGAAACTAGTTGTTGATGATGCTGAAAatcagagagagaaaaaatgtccTTAATAAGCTTGTTGATATTGAAATGAACTGAAGTGCAACACTTACTCATCTCTCAGGAAggtctaatttttaaatttagagcAGAGGGGAGTGTGGTTTagtttaaccaaaaaataaatatctaatgCTGCTTCATTCAATTGTCTTGTTATGCAGATTgcccatattatttttttaacatgttcTTTGGTTCACAtctgtcttcattttttctttattgtagTCTTCTCCACTCCAATTGGCTGGAAGACAAGTATACATAGAGGAGCGGAGGCCAAACAGTGTCGGTGCAGCTCGGGGAGGAAGTAATGTTCTACTTCACTTTTTGTCTCTTACTCTCAAAACTTTTAGCTTCTCAAGTTATGTGGGTTTTACTTAATGGTTAATAAGAAATCTTTGTAAAGTGTTTGTTGCTTGCTGCAATTGCTAGTGTTGGAGTGCACCTAACACACAATTGTGCAATAAATTAGTGATCAGAGTGATTGCCTTATCGCTGTACATGCTAGGGCATCGCTGTTGTGGCAGCACTTGGTATTTTGTACTGCAATGCCCATGTATATCTATTAGGTATTAGGTTAAACCCTAAAGTATTAAGTTCTAAATGACATGGCAATATGGCACGTGCTTGGAGAAGACTTATTGGGTTGTACATGCTATTGACACTGGTAATTGTTATAGCTTTTCACACCTGTGGGGATATAGTTTGAAACACTTTGTTGTGGCTGGTGCTGTACTTAAGAGGATCTTAACCACTGTATTGTTGCTGTTCTATGCATCATAGGATCTTAGTGTGACGGGGTGTGATGGTGATTGTAGTTTGGGGCCTTGATGATGATATCTGGTGGGGAGCGGAAATTTCATTGttaactttttttgttattgataaAACTTACATGTGAGTAGATAGGTTCCATTTTGTGAAACTGAAAGTACTGTGATTAGGACCTAAACTTTAGGTAATGAGATGATTAATGAAAGAAGgaattttttcaagttttttgcTGCTATTGTATCCAAAAGGAACGTCTTGTGATACTGGGAGTTGTTTTTCTGAAATTTGTGGCAGCTGTATCAATACTGGCTCTATACTTTTATTGTATTTGTTGCctagatttttgtttttgacataAATGAGGTTCTTAGTGCTGGCAACAAAAATTATCTTGCAATATTGACAtccatttccttttttttgggtGATCAGGAAGGGGAAGAGGCAGAGGCAGCTATCAAGCAGATGCTCCGAGAGGGCGTTTTGGTGGTAGGAGCATGGGAAGGGGAGGTTATCAGGATGGTTCAGACTACACCAGACTAAGAGGTGATGGTTATCTTCAGCGTGGTTCACGATGAGGAAAATGTGGCAAAAGCATGCACAGGGATACCATTCAAGGGCTTATACAATTAGCGAAATCTGTGCTTGGTGTGGGTATttactacagaacatttgcttCTGTGGTTTCAGATAAAGTAATCTTAACGTTTTGGGTGCGTCTTTTTCAAGTAAAAGCCATTGAGACTTAAACTAGTTTGTTTTGCAAGCATAGATCAGTTGGTTCCCCTTGAATGTTAGTTATTATGCCATTCAGGTGGGAAGTTTTGgttatttgtatttgtattgGATTGTGGGGGCCTTTTAATGAGAGGGGTGTTGAAAGTAACAAAGTGGTTTAGACATCAATAGAGGTGGTGCTTAATTATCAGATGTTGCGGTGCATTTCTGTGTGCATCACCTCGTTACCTTTGACTTGTTTTGAGAGTACCATGAGAATCTTGTAATTTCTTTCCTTCTAATTTTTGGTATTGTTGACCGGAAAATAACCAATCTCGtcatttaattattgattagaaTGCTTTCCTAGATTTGTCTATTATTCAAACTTAcaagttaatataaatattatactctatataaaagtaaatattattctccatttttttcttactaCATAAAGTCTCGCaatgttttataaataaaatctccATATTATTTCAATAGGTAATTATTGAAAATCAAATGAAGTTTAggcttaaatgtaattttgtttcttttattttttaaaatctataactttggtttttttattttataatagagATAtggttttctattttaaaataaagatattttattctcgtttttttaaatttatggatTTTGATTCTTTCATTGACATttagttctttaattttataaaatttataattttggtcctttCATCAAATTTGTCTAATGATATTCTAATTTAATGCCAcaaaagattatttatttaatatgtgaTATACTTAATGCTCAAAAGGattaaaatcatgaattttaaaaaatcatgaattttaaaaaattaaagatccaaattatatttaaacctaaAGTTTATAGGGTGCATGTCTTTGTTATAGTGCGATTTCATTTAATATAACtcaattttttctcattttttacaAACCAATGTGACATTGACTGACTTAATTTTCCTAAGGTCTTGACTTTAAgtcttagataaaaaaattgattaagagaaaaaaaaatttgctaAAAATTGTCAACTAAGTTTCCATACcaataatatgtaaaaaaaaaaaaaaatccaatttgaCAGTTTAGAGTTTAGATTGGGGTGTTTCTTCACAACACATGCAAGCAATCAGCAAAATATCGTATTACCTATTCAACAATAACATTCAATCCTTCCTGTTCCTTCTATCGTCAAGACCCTTAATAACATGAAATATTCTCCATGGTCATAATACTGCACCTACAACTTCCACAACCATAACTGTGATCCCTGATTCCCTTGCGAAAAACAAGAACAGAATAGTTAGCCTGTCAAATTTCCGTTCATATTTAGGTCTTCTAGAACCTTTTCTCGAGCGTTCAAGCTGGCTTTTGGAACATGTTCTGATTCCATCTTAATAGCACCGTGTAAAGTTGCTTAAATTGCAGTGCCTTTGATGCAACAAACCA encodes the following:
- the LOC114400089 gene encoding putative G3BP-like protein isoform X3, translated to MASSYPGSVSAAQVGSYFVGQYYQILRQQPNLVHQFYSDSSSMIRVDGDSVETAHDVLQIHSIVSLLNFTTIEIKTINSLDSWDGGVLVMASGFVKIKDIGGKRKFVQTFFLAPQEKGYFVMNDMFHFIDDGVMYPNLVPVASETIDTQPHLSASLAEPPDYGLEEEAREYANSVHIDDDPVDKYSLPEHQQQLQEELETEIVVEETSVQEASPPIHTVAHTIQEPPVALVEESFEEPPKKTYASILRVSKGLPVLSAAPKHAPHSFKSAPPPPELNHVAQPAVQQSSSASMYAPESGTEAAEEGYALEEDEVTSVYVRNLPANVTEVEIDQEFKNFGRIKPDGIFIRVRKEIGVCYAFVEFEDIIGVQNALQSSPLQLAGRQVYIEERRPNSVGAARGGRRGRGRGSYQADAPRGRFGGRSMGRGGYQDGSDYTRLRGDGYLQRGSR
- the LOC114400089 gene encoding putative G3BP-like protein isoform X2, which encodes MASSYPGSVSAAQVGSYFVGQYYQILRQQPNLVHQFYSDSSSMIRVDGDSVETAHDVLQIHSIVSLLNFTTIEIKTINSLDSWDGGVLVMASGFVKIKDIGGKRKFVQTFFLAPQEKGYFVMNDMFHFIDDGVMYPNLVPVASETIDTQPHLSASLAEPPVSDYGLEEEAREYANSVHIDDDPVDKYSLPEHQQQLQEELETEIVVEETSVQEASPPIHTVAHTIQEPPVALVEESFEEPPKKTYASILRVSKGLPVLSAAPKHAPHSFKSAPPPPELNHVAQPAVQQSSSASMYAPESGTEAAEEGYALEEDEVTSVYVRNLPANVTEVEIDQEFKNFGRIKPDGIFIRVRKEIGVCYAFVEFEDIIGVQNALQSSPLQLAGRQVYIEERRPNSVGAARGGRRGRGRGSYQADAPRGRFGGRSMGRGGYQDGSDYTRLRGDGYLQRGSR
- the LOC114400089 gene encoding putative G3BP-like protein isoform X1 is translated as MASSYPGSVSAAQVGSYFVGQYYQILRQQPNLVHQFYSDSSSMIRVDGDSVETAHDVLQIHSIVSLLNFTTIEIKTINSLDSWDGGVLVMASGFVKIKDIGGKRKFVQTFFLAPQEKGYFVMNDMFHFIDDGVMYPNLVPVASETIDTQPHLSASLAEPPAVSDYGLEEEAREYANSVHIDDDPVDKYSLPEHQQQLQEELETEIVVEETSVQEASPPIHTVAHTIQEPPVALVEESFEEPPKKTYASILRVSKGLPVLSAAPKHAPHSFKSAPPPPELNHVAQPAVQQSSSASMYAPESGTEAAEEGYALEEDEVTSVYVRNLPANVTEVEIDQEFKNFGRIKPDGIFIRVRKEIGVCYAFVEFEDIIGVQNALQSSPLQLAGRQVYIEERRPNSVGAARGGRRGRGRGSYQADAPRGRFGGRSMGRGGYQDGSDYTRLRGDGYLQRGSR